GCCCTGATTTGCAATGGATGGTTGAGCCCGGCAAATTTGAGATCATGATAGGATCAAATGTAAGCGACACCATTTCAACAAGCTTGGAGGTTGTTCCTCGTAGCTTGAGTTAGTTATCACTGGAGGGTTGTCAATCATGAAAGAGCATCGTTTGCCTACTATTGAAATTAAGAAGTTTCCTCTGCCTCAGGCTGTTCAACAAGTAATGAAGGACACTAGTGAACGTCTGGCTGATCGTCCGAAGCTTCGTCAATTGTTCCAAAATTGTTTTCCGAATACGTTAGAAACAACTACTAAGCTACTGGATGACGGAACAACATTTGTGTTAACTGGAGATATTCCGGCGATGTGGCTGCGTGATTCCGTTGAGCAGGTAATTCACTATGTTCCTTTTGCTAAGGAAGATGCTGAGCTTAGGCGGATTCTAGAAGGCTTAATACGCCGTCATATGTTCTATATTCAGATCGATCCCTATGCGAATGCCTTTAACGAGTCTGCAAATGATTGGCACTGGAATGCAACGGATGTGACAGACAGTTCGCCTTGGGTATGGGAGCGTAAGTTTGAGCTGGATTCCATGTGCTTCTCCTTCCGCTTGGCATATCTCTATTGGAAGGAAACTGGGCGTACAGGGATCTTTGATGAAGCATTTCGAACATCACTACTGAAGATGCTGAATGTATGGCAGATTGAACAGGAGCACAAGGAGCAGTCAACCTACCGCTTTCAACGTCACAACGGCATCATGATAGATACTTTACGTAAGAACGGTTTGGGGATGCCGGTAAATAATGTTGGACTGATCTGGTCAGGCTTCCGCCCAAGCGACGATGCGTGTGACTTTCACTTCAATATTCCATCGAATATGTTCGCTGCTGTAACGCTTCGACAATTGCAGGAAATTGCTCAATATGTATATAGAGATTCAAATCTTGTAGCCCGAATGTCGGCCATGGAAGAAGAAATCCGGCATGCCATTGAGCTTTATGGAATTATTGACCATTCCAAATACGGCAAAATGTACGCGTTCGAAACGGATGGTTTCGGTAACCATTTACTGATGGACGATGCAGGTACTCCTAGTTTGATGTCAGCGCCTTATCTAGGTTACTGTGCGCCAGACGATCCGGTATATTTGAATACCCGCAAATTTACTTTGAGTGAGGATAATCCCTATTTTTTCAAAGGGGAGAAGCTGAGCGGCATTGGCAGTCCGCATACAAGCGCAGGATTCGTATGGCATCTTGCTTACACGATGCAGGGCTTAACGGCAGTTGATCCGCAAGAGATTCTTGAGATGATTGAAATCTGTGAATCGACAGATGCGGGTACTGGGTTTATGCATGAAGGCTTTGATGTTAATGATCCAACTAACTTTACGCGTGAATGGTTCGCTTGGTCGAACAGCCAGTTCGCACAGCTTGTGTGGAAGGCATTAGAATCAGGCATATTGCCCTAAGGTATAGTTACCATGAGCGGGTTAGAACGCATACAACTGTAGAGGAGTGACAACTATGTTCGAAAATAGACCTATAAATCCCATTCGGTTCATTCAACAAATGAAGCCAGATACAGTTAAGCCTTATGCAAAAGACAGGGAACAGCTAGGTTTTGAGGCAATATTGTCCCCTCTACTTCAACAAGCAGCGCTGAATTCCACTAGTGTTATTCATGTTGCTATTGACGGTACGCACGATGCCCAATATCAGCATGTTCTAGCCAGGCTGATAGATGTATTGGAACAAAAAGGGCATAAGACAGTTTTTATCGGCACCGATAGCTTTATGAAGACAAGCGAAGAGCTTCGTACGTACTTTAAAGAGAATATTACAGAGAACCGTGCATTGGGTTATTTTTCGGATGCCAAGATTGCAGATTATTTTGTTCCAGAAGCACAAGCCAAGATAGACAACTTCAAAGACCGCATTCAATTACCAGTTCACCAAACAACCTTCATCATCACGTTTGGACCAGGGTCCTATTGGCTCGGGAAAGGCAACTACGATATCACCTACTTCCTGGATTCTGCTGAAATACAATGACGTAATAATCGAGGCTCTTCGCCTCATTGTCATCCATTATGGGCATCCGATCATTCTCGGGAATCATTGTTAAATGAGAATATCAAATAACCAGTTACCGATCAATTTTCGGTGACTGGTTATTTTGTTAGGGGAGAATTGTTATTATTCTTTAACGATTTAGTAAATCTAAAATTCAGCTATGCTATGACCCTATTAATTCTTTACTTTGAGGGTGTCCAAATGATAGAATACTTAGATTATTTCATATACGGTTTAGAGATTATTATTATAAGGAGTGATTTTTTTGCTAACAAATATAAATCTTGCTGGTGAATGGAAGTTGCAATTGGATGGTAGAAAAGAAGGGTTATCTTTACCGTTTATTGATTCTATGGATTTACCTGGTACGACCTCACATGCTAGAAAAGGTCCTAAAAACGTAAGCGCTCTCGTAGAATCATTGACCGATGAATATTTATTTGAAGGATACGCTTGGTTTTCAAGAGAGATTGATATTCCTATGGAGCTAGTAGAGAAAAACTGTTTTCTTTATTTAGAGCGGACAAGAATGACGAGAGTGTGGATAAATGATGTGCAAATTGGATCAAGTCATAGTCTGAATGCTCCACATCTTTATGATCTGACAGGACATCTATCTTGTGGACCGCAGACCCTTACGATCTGTGTGAATAATACCGATTATCCGACGAAAGGTGGGCATATGACCTCTCCGGATACACAGACCAATTGGAACGGAATTACAGGGAGAATGGAGTTGCAGTTTTTTAGCGAATCTTATCTCAGTGGTATTCAAATTTACCCGAATATCTCGGCACGATCCATAGAAGTTATTGCCGATATGATGGGTGAGGTCAAAGGGAAATTATTCGTTTCCGCCTCAAGCCTGAACTCTGCCAATAAACATGATGTAGCTGAACAATTATATGACATGCTCGATTCAAAGGTTTCTATTACGTATGATATGGGTCCAGCCGCAATGCTGTGGAGTGAGGCGGAACCGAATCTTTATCAATTAATGGTTGTATTACAGGGGGAATCAGGTGAGGTTCTTGACCGACAAGAGATCACTTTCGGACTCCGGGAATTTAAAGCGGAAGGGGATAAATTCACTATTAATGGGGAGAAAACCTTTCTCCGTGGCAAGCACGATGGACTTATCTTTCCGCTTACAGGTTTTGCTCCAACCGATTTGGAGGACTGGATCAGCGTTCTTAGCATTGCTAAATCATATGGTATTAATCATTATCGTTTTCATACTTGCTGTCCTCCAGAAGCAGCTTTTACAGCAGCAGATATGCTTGGCATATACATGGAGCCAGAGCTGCCGTTCTGGGGGACGATCACAGAGGCGTCAGATGAAGGGCATAATCCTGCAGAACAGGAATATTTAATCCAAGAAGGATATGCTATTCTAAAAGCGTTTGGGAATCATCCATCTTTTGTCATGATGTCGCTAGGCAATGAGCTATGGGGAAGCAGGTCTACGATAGATGCTATATTGAAGGCTTATAAGTCATTCGATAATAGAAGATTGTACACGCAAGGTTCGAATAATCATCAATTTATTCCGGAAATATTGGAGCATGATGATTTCTTCTGCGGAGTTCGGTTCTCAAAGGAGAGGCTGATTCGGGGTTCCTATGCCATGTGCGATGCACCGCTGGGGAATGTTCAGACCTTAGTACCAAATACACTTTGGGATTATGATGAAATGATTAGCCCTGCGAATCTGGAGGTTAGCAACATCGAATCCAATGAGGCTGGCGATACCATTCAAATTCAGTATGGAACAGAAGCAAAAGATGTGAAGGTTGATGATATAAAGGAAGAATGGATTCCTGAGATACCTGTTATCTCTCATGAGATTGGACAATATGCGACCTTCCCTAATTTTGATGAAATTCAGAAATATACAGGATCGTTGAAGGCAAAAAACTTCGAGATTTTTCGAGAGCGGTTAGAAGAGAAAGGTATGGGACATTTGGCAGCTAAATTCTTTGAATGCTCTGGCCAGCTGGCGGTTGCTTGCTATAAAGAGGAGCTCGAAGCAGCATTTCGTTCGAAGAAACTCGCTGGATTCCAACTTTTAGATCTTCAAGATTTCAGTGGACAAGGAACAGCGTTGGTAGGCATGTTAGATGCATTTATGGATTCAAAAGGATTAATCGAACCTGACGAATGGCGTACCTTCTGTAACGATGCTGTCCTTATGGCTAGGTTCTCAAGCTATAATTGTGTAGCTGAAGAACAATTTCAAGCGCATGTTGAGCTGTCCTGGTTCCGCAATGATCCTCCTGAGCAGTTCGATTTAAAGTGGGAGCTGGCTTATGAGAGTGAAGTATGGTCAGACGGGTCAGTAACTGTGGCTGTTCCAAGCAAGTCAAATTATTTGGATTTATGTGATCTGAACATCAGTTTGCCACGCGTTAATAAGATGTGTAAGGTGAATTTGAATCTCAGCATCGTAGGGACGGATGTTCGTAAAACCTATCCACTTTGGATTTATCCGAAGCAAGTAGATGTGGATTTTTCAGATATTCATCATTTTGATTCGCTTACGAGTCAAGCGCTGTCCTTACTGGAGGCGGGTGAGAATGTATTATTGATGCCAAAGCCGGAGCATTTATCTAATGCAATTGAAGGTTATTATTGTACTGATTTTTGGTGTTACCCCATGTTTCGCTCCATATCTGAAAGCATGAACCGCCCGGTGCCAGTTGGAACAATGGGATTAGTGATTGCTAAGGATCATCCGGTGTTCGCAAATTTCCCATCCGATGAATTCTCCACGTATCCTTGGTGGAACATCGTATCGAATGCTAAGTCGATTATTATGGATGGTGTGAGTAAAGACTGGAGTCCAATCGTTCAATCGATCGATAATTTTGAACGAAATCATAAATTAGGTTTACTCTTCGAATGTCGTGTTGGCAAGGGGAAGCTACTTATAAGTGCGATAGATGCTGAGAAGGTTTGTGAGGTGCCAGAAGGAAGACAGTTTCTTTCCAGTATCATCACTTACATGAAATCGAATGACTTTAATCCTCAGTATGTGTCTGATCCAGCTGAGCTGTTACAGCTCATTCGATAACCCATTTTGGAGACGATCTGCAGAAGTTAATTTGAGTCTTACACTGGAGCACAGCTGATTGGTTTTCCAATCGGCTTTTTTGCTATCTAGTTTGAATTTCTATCAATCACTCAATCTTCTGATACCCCCTTAAGGGATACCCAGCCCCCGCAATTATTGGTATACTTTAACAAATGAATCTACTTATGGAGTGTTTAAGGAGGTTATGGTCGATGAGATCGAGCGGAATTCTTCTTCTTTTTATAGCACTTGTAATAACCGGTTGCTTTAATCAGCTATCTAATGGAGAAGACAAGTTTACTACAACCATTAATGAACAAGAAGATGTGATAAACAGCCATGGAATGATTGTTAAGAATCTTGAGAAGCTGGATGACTTTATCCAAAATAAAACGGGTACACAGCGTGTGGTTCATTACACAATTGAAGGTGATCCGATCTTTAATGACTTGAAATATACTGACCAAGGGATTGAAATGCGGCATGATAATTCTGAAGATACGTTTGGTAGTCCCCAAGTAACCACATACACTTGTCAGAACCTTGTTAGAAACGAAACGGATAAACTTCTATCGTATACCTTAACGGGCTGCGAGGGCGAACAAGCAAAGATCGAACTGCTCCAGATTTCTTTTGACGTAACGAAACAAGATAAGTTTGAGTTTGTTTTAAAGTATGGCGTGAACTTAAAGAATGAGATCAACACCATTGATATGAAGCTAGTGAAAGATCTCCAGAATGGGGAAGTTGCCAGTGTTAACGATTTTGTGCTTACTGAACAGGAACGTGGACAAATCTATAAAGAAATGGTTCTGGCGAATTATTTAGATGAAAAAGAAGTATCTACAGAGTGTAATCGAAAACCTGCTGTAAGTTACGATTTAACGGTTCAGATTAATAGTGGAGAGCGTCATTATCAGTGGACAGAATGCCAGAATACTGAGGATGATGGTCAAATGACTGAATTGGCTCAAGCGATCATTAAGATCGTACAGGCCGGAAGCATTTACAAACAACTGCCTGAAGTTAAGGGGCATTACGAATAATTACACTATATAAATTGAATTTTGAAACTTTGAAAAAGGGAACGGAGTGGCGGAGGGGAAGTTTGGAACTGCAGGAGCGATAGCGTTCGCCTGAAAGCTTTCCGTAGGAAAGCTCGCTTCGGAAGCATGGGCCGTCACCGGATTTCAACCGTGAAACACGGTATATAATCAAGAAATCTGGGGACAACAGCGACCGGAAGTCCAAACATTCACCGCAGTCACGTTTACCTTAAAGAAATACCTTAAGTTTTTAACTAATTTTTATTCTCAGATCATTGGAGGCAGCATTTATGCACCGAATATTGTTAATTGAAGATGACGAAGCAATTAGTGAAATGGTTAAGTCCTATTTAGTAAAAGAGGGCTATGAAGTGGAAACGGCGTTTGATGGTGAAGTAGCGGAAATGACATTCCGTATTAGTAATCCTTTTGATCTTGTATTATTAGATCTCATGCTGCCCAAGCGCAGCGGCACTGACATCCTCCAGACGATCCGTGCGACAAGTCTAGTTCCGGTGTTGATCATGTCAGCCAAGGACAGCGATGTGGATAAAGCACTTGGACTAGGCTTTGGAGCGGATGATTATATAACCAAGCCATTTTCGATGATCGAATTAGCTGCAAGAGTGAAGGCTGCGATACGAAGAGCGGGTTATGCTACACCCACCATCCAAGCGGAAGCTTCGATTCCGGTGAAGCAAAAGATTTCCATTGGTGGCCTGACCGTGGATTTGGATAATTTTTCTACACTAAAGAACGGGGAAGAAGTGAAGTTAACATCTAAGGAATTTCATATTCTTAAGCTGTTTGTCACGCATCCGGGTAGAGTCTTCACCAAAGCGCAGATTTATGCAAGCGTGTGGGCAGATGATTATTTCGGGGATGAGAACGTTATTAATGTACATATGAGAAGATTACGCGAAAAAATAGAAGATGATCCCTCCCATCCAGAGTACATCAAGACGTTATGGGGGATCGGGTATAAGCTGGGAGAGCAGCTATAATGAGCATGGCGCTTAGTGTGGTCATTGTACTCCTGCTCGTCGTCATTGGATGGCAATATCAGAATTCGCGTAAAGCTTCAAGTGATCTGAAATATATTCATGACAAGCTAAGCAGCATCATGGCTGAAGGTTCACATGAAAGACTGCTGTTATTCAGCAGTAATGCGGAGCTGCAAAGTGTGCTGATCGATCTAAACCGGCTGCTCGATGTTAACCATAAAGGAAGCATTGAGCGCGTGAAGCTGGAGAAGTCCATGCGTAATATGCTGTCGAATATTTCCCACGATCTTAAGACTCCGCTAACGGTAGTACTCGGTTATATTGAAACGATTCAGCAGGATGAGCATATGCCAGCCGAGGAACGGGAACGCATGATAGATACGATTCACCAAAAAGCGAATGAAGTGATCCGTCTGATGAACAAGTTCTTTGATTTGGCCAAGCTGGAGTCGGGGGATCGAGATATCAATCTTACACGTGTTGAGGCAGGCGAAGTATGCAGACGAAATATTCTTTCCTTCTATGATATCCTTAGCGCCAAGGGCAGTGAGGTGGAAATAGAGATCCCTGATGAGTTACTTTACTTCATGGGGAACGAAGAGGCGCTTGACCGGATCTTGTCTAATTTGTTATCGAATGCGATTGCTTATGGCGATGCCGGAGGTGTATTAGGCTTGAAACTCTATAGTGATAAGAACAAAGTATACATAGATGTTTGGGACCGGGGAAAAGGCATTAGCGAAGCACACCAGGATAAAGTATTCGAACGGCTATATACACTGGAGGATTCGAGAAATCGATCGTATCAAGGCAGCGGTCTGGGTCTGACCATCACCAAAAGATTAACGGAGCAGATGAATGGAACCATTACACTGGTTAGTCAACCGTTTGTGAGAACGGTATTTACCCTTTCTTTTCGCAGATTAAGCTTCTAAGGAATGAAATTATGCACAGCTTAAGATTTTCGTAAGAATCGAGTAATAAAAAAGAAAATTCTGCTGTGTACAATAAGAACTAAGGAAGACGAGACGAAAACAAAGGGGAGCGCGGAAATGACTACGATACTTCGAACAAGAAATTTAACAAAAAACTATCAAGGCAAAGAAGCCGTTAGCAATGTAAACATGAATATTAAACAAGGTGAAATCTATGGCTTTCTTGGACCGAACGGTGCCGGCAAAACAACGGTCATGAAAATGATCACGAA
This Paenibacillus sp. FSL R5-0345 DNA region includes the following protein-coding sequences:
- a CDS encoding glycoside hydrolase family 125 protein, whose translation is MKEHRLPTIEIKKFPLPQAVQQVMKDTSERLADRPKLRQLFQNCFPNTLETTTKLLDDGTTFVLTGDIPAMWLRDSVEQVIHYVPFAKEDAELRRILEGLIRRHMFYIQIDPYANAFNESANDWHWNATDVTDSSPWVWERKFELDSMCFSFRLAYLYWKETGRTGIFDEAFRTSLLKMLNVWQIEQEHKEQSTYRFQRHNGIMIDTLRKNGLGMPVNNVGLIWSGFRPSDDACDFHFNIPSNMFAAVTLRQLQEIAQYVYRDSNLVARMSAMEEEIRHAIELYGIIDHSKYGKMYAFETDGFGNHLLMDDAGTPSLMSAPYLGYCAPDDPVYLNTRKFTLSEDNPYFFKGEKLSGIGSPHTSAGFVWHLAYTMQGLTAVDPQEILEMIEICESTDAGTGFMHEGFDVNDPTNFTREWFAWSNSQFAQLVWKALESGILP
- a CDS encoding glycoside hydrolase family 2 TIM barrel-domain containing protein, with the protein product MIFLLTNINLAGEWKLQLDGRKEGLSLPFIDSMDLPGTTSHARKGPKNVSALVESLTDEYLFEGYAWFSREIDIPMELVEKNCFLYLERTRMTRVWINDVQIGSSHSLNAPHLYDLTGHLSCGPQTLTICVNNTDYPTKGGHMTSPDTQTNWNGITGRMELQFFSESYLSGIQIYPNISARSIEVIADMMGEVKGKLFVSASSLNSANKHDVAEQLYDMLDSKVSITYDMGPAAMLWSEAEPNLYQLMVVLQGESGEVLDRQEITFGLREFKAEGDKFTINGEKTFLRGKHDGLIFPLTGFAPTDLEDWISVLSIAKSYGINHYRFHTCCPPEAAFTAADMLGIYMEPELPFWGTITEASDEGHNPAEQEYLIQEGYAILKAFGNHPSFVMMSLGNELWGSRSTIDAILKAYKSFDNRRLYTQGSNNHQFIPEILEHDDFFCGVRFSKERLIRGSYAMCDAPLGNVQTLVPNTLWDYDEMISPANLEVSNIESNEAGDTIQIQYGTEAKDVKVDDIKEEWIPEIPVISHEIGQYATFPNFDEIQKYTGSLKAKNFEIFRERLEEKGMGHLAAKFFECSGQLAVACYKEELEAAFRSKKLAGFQLLDLQDFSGQGTALVGMLDAFMDSKGLIEPDEWRTFCNDAVLMARFSSYNCVAEEQFQAHVELSWFRNDPPEQFDLKWELAYESEVWSDGSVTVAVPSKSNYLDLCDLNISLPRVNKMCKVNLNLSIVGTDVRKTYPLWIYPKQVDVDFSDIHHFDSLTSQALSLLEAGENVLLMPKPEHLSNAIEGYYCTDFWCYPMFRSISESMNRPVPVGTMGLVIAKDHPVFANFPSDEFSTYPWWNIVSNAKSIIMDGVSKDWSPIVQSIDNFERNHKLGLLFECRVGKGKLLISAIDAEKVCEVPEGRQFLSSIITYMKSNDFNPQYVSDPAELLQLIR
- a CDS encoding DUF4362 domain-containing protein, translated to MRSSGILLLFIALVITGCFNQLSNGEDKFTTTINEQEDVINSHGMIVKNLEKLDDFIQNKTGTQRVVHYTIEGDPIFNDLKYTDQGIEMRHDNSEDTFGSPQVTTYTCQNLVRNETDKLLSYTLTGCEGEQAKIELLQISFDVTKQDKFEFVLKYGVNLKNEINTIDMKLVKDLQNGEVASVNDFVLTEQERGQIYKEMVLANYLDEKEVSTECNRKPAVSYDLTVQINSGERHYQWTECQNTEDDGQMTELAQAIIKIVQAGSIYKQLPEVKGHYE
- a CDS encoding response regulator transcription factor, whose product is MHRILLIEDDEAISEMVKSYLVKEGYEVETAFDGEVAEMTFRISNPFDLVLLDLMLPKRSGTDILQTIRATSLVPVLIMSAKDSDVDKALGLGFGADDYITKPFSMIELAARVKAAIRRAGYATPTIQAEASIPVKQKISIGGLTVDLDNFSTLKNGEEVKLTSKEFHILKLFVTHPGRVFTKAQIYASVWADDYFGDENVINVHMRRLREKIEDDPSHPEYIKTLWGIGYKLGEQL
- a CDS encoding sensor histidine kinase — encoded protein: MSMALSVVIVLLLVVIGWQYQNSRKASSDLKYIHDKLSSIMAEGSHERLLLFSSNAELQSVLIDLNRLLDVNHKGSIERVKLEKSMRNMLSNISHDLKTPLTVVLGYIETIQQDEHMPAEERERMIDTIHQKANEVIRLMNKFFDLAKLESGDRDINLTRVEAGEVCRRNILSFYDILSAKGSEVEIEIPDELLYFMGNEEALDRILSNLLSNAIAYGDAGGVLGLKLYSDKNKVYIDVWDRGKGISEAHQDKVFERLYTLEDSRNRSYQGSGLGLTITKRLTEQMNGTITLVSQPFVRTVFTLSFRRLSF